One segment of Panicum virgatum strain AP13 chromosome 3K, P.virgatum_v5, whole genome shotgun sequence DNA contains the following:
- the LOC120696821 gene encoding V-type proton ATPase 16 kDa proteolipid subunit has protein sequence MSSAFSGDETAPFFGFLGAAAALIFSCMGAAYGTAKSGVGVASMGVMRPELVMKSIVPVVMAGVLGIYGLIIAVIISTGINPKAKPYYLFDGYAHLSSGLACGLAGLAAGMAIGIVGDAGVRANAQQPKLFVGMILILIFAEALALYGLIVGIILSSRAGQSRAD, from the exons ATGTCGTCGGCGTTCAGCGGCGATGAGACCGCCCCCTTCTTCGGCTTcctaggcgccgccgccgcgctcatcTTCTCAT GCATGGGGGCGGCGTACGGGACAGCCAAGAGTGGCGTAGGCGTGGCGTCCATGGGTGTCATGCGCCCTGAGCTCGTCATGAAGTCCATCGTGCCCGTGGTCATGGCTGGTGTGCTCGGTATCTACGGCCTCATCATTGCTGTCATCATCAGTACTGGGATCAACCCCAAGGCCAAGCCATACTACCTCTTCGACGGCTACGCCCACCTGTCGTCTGGCCTTGCCTGTGGTCTTGCTGGGCTTGCCGCCGGCATGGCCATTGGCATTGTCGGTGATGCTGGTGTCAG GGCCAACGCTCAGCAACCTAAGCTGTTCGTGGGCATGATCCTCATCCTCATTTTCGCCGAAGCGCTTGCCCTCTATGGTCTCATTGTCGGCATCATCCTCTCATCCCGCGCCGGCCAGTCCCGTGCAGACTAG